A genomic segment from Brienomyrus brachyistius isolate T26 chromosome 9, BBRACH_0.4, whole genome shotgun sequence encodes:
- the LOC125749356 gene encoding uncharacterized protein LOC125749356 has translation MSPTSHLHLQMYNYTTVTMGVSLHTEGQSRPISDQSRPISDQSRPISDQSRPISDQSRPISDQSRPISDQSRPISDQSRPISDQSRPISDQSRPISDQSRPISDQSRPISDQSRPISDQSRPISDQSRPISDQSRPISDQSRPISDQSRPISDQSRPISDQSRPISDQSRPISDQSRPISDQSRPISDQSRPISDPLHPSAPCALLLFTILWPHNPTQALKWMHTSKHHTTPEGHRLAGLGAGSRASPLGVTVGHGSLPEYFGIFRGIGGGA, from the exons ATGTCACCTACATCTCACCTACATCTGCAAATGTACAACTACACCACAGTCACCATGGGGGTTTCTCTACATACCGAGGGGCAAAGCCGGCCCATCTCAGACCAAAGCCGGCCCATCTCAGACCAAAGCAGGCCCATCTCAGACCAAAGCCGGCCCATCTCAGACCAAAGCAGGCCCATCTCAGACCAAAGCAGGCCCATCTCAGACCAAAGCCGGCCCATCTCAGACCAAAGCAGGCCCATCTCAGACCAAAGCAGGCCCATCTCAGACCAAAGCAGGCCCATCTCAGACCAAAGCAG GCCCATCTCAGACCAAAGCCGGCCCATCTCAGACCAAAGCAGGCCCATCTCAGACCAAAGCAGGCCCATCTCAGACCAAAGCCGGCCCATCTCAGACCAAAGCAGGCCCATCTCAGACCAAAGCAGGCCCATCTCAGACCAAAGCCGGCCCATCTCAGACCAAAGCAGGCCCATCTCAGACCAAAGCAGGCCCATCTCAGACCAAAGCAGGCCCATCTCAGACCAAAGCAGGCCCATCTCAGACCAAAGCCGGCCCATCTCAGACCAAAGCAGGCCCATCTCAGATCCACTCCATCCCTCTGCCCCCTGCGCGCTGTTGCTCTTCACCATTCTGTGGCCTCACAATCCTACGCAGGCACTGAAATGGATGCATACCTCCAAGCACCACACGACCCCAGAAGGTCACCGCTTGGCTGGGCTGGGAGCCGGATCCCGTGCTTCACCACTAGGGGTCACCGTTGGACACGGCTCCCTGCCGGAATATTTTGGGATTTTCCGGGGGATTGGAGGTGGAGCCTGA